The region CAGATATGGCGCTAACCCCATGGAGGTAATCACCAATGTAAAAGCAAAAATTGCAGAACTACATAAGGGCTTGCCTTCTAAAGTATTGGCAGATGGTACGGTGTCTCAACTTACTATAGTTCCGTTTTACGACCGCTCTGTTTTAATTAAAGAAACCTTGCATACCTTAGACGAAGCTCTCACCTTAGAGGTGCTCATTACCATATTGGTGGTTGTGGTTATGGTGTTTAATTTAAGAGCATCGCTCCTCATTTCAGGCTTGCTTCCTGTAGCCGTATTAATGGTATTTATAGCCATGAAATATGTAAATGTAAGTGCTAACATTGTAGCCTTATCTGGAATTGCTATTGCTATTGGGACTATGGTTGATGTTGGAGTGATTTTGACTGAAAATATTATCAGACATCTTGATGACAACCATGACAATAAACCCATAAACGATGTGGTGTATCAGGCCTCTACAGAAATCTCTGGAGCCATTCTTACTGCAGTAGCCACAACAATAATAAGTTTTTTACCAGTATTTACTATGTTGGGAGCAGAAGGCAAATTGTTTAGACCTTTAGCATTTACCAAAACCATGGCCTTACTAGCCGCTGTAGGGGTTGCCCTGTTTTTGATTCCGCCATTTGCAGCATTTTTATTCCGAAAACGAAAGCTTAAAACAGAGTTTACAGCAGTCTTAAATAGTCTGCTAATGGGCTTGGGTGTGTGGGCTGTGTTTTGTGGGTTTATGGTGGGATTATTACTGGTGGTTTTTGGTATTGTAGCTCTTTTAAAACTAAAATTTAAATGGTCTGATACACGTATACTTACCATTAAGAATGTGAGTGTTGCCATTACCATTGTTTTTATGTTGGCCGAGTATTGGAGACCGTTAGGTGTGAGTAAAAGTATATTTACCAACCTAATTTTTGTGGCTGTAATTTGTTTTGGATTACTTGGTGTATTCTGGTTGTTTAGACGGTATTATACCCAGCTATTACACTGGGCATTGCAATATAAACTCCTGTTTTTAATCTTCCCAACCACGCTGGTGGTGTTTGGATTTATTATAATGAAAAATACAGGTAAAGAATTTATGCCTGCTTTAAACGAGGGGACCTTTTTACTCATGCCCACCTCGATGCCACATGCCGGAGTGACCGAAAATAAACGGGTGCTGCAACACTTAGATATGGCTGTAGCAAGTATTCCGGAAGTAGAAACGGTAGTTGGGAAAGCAGGACGAACCGAATCGGCTTTAGACCCAGCGCCTCTATCCATGTATGAAAATATTATACAATACAAACCCGAGTATGTATTGAATGAAGCTGGAGAACGGCAGCGCTATCGGGTGAATGCCAAGGGTTATTTTGTAATGAAAGATGGCCGGTTTATAAAAAATGTAAATACAACTGCGGGAAACGAAGCGGTTGCATCTGGCGTATTATTGTCTACAGAACTTAAGGTTGAAGCGCAACAACTAATCGCTGATGAAGCTGGTGCGTTTTATAGAAACTGGCGACCAGAAATTAAATCGGCTGACGATATTTGGGCGGCTATCATTTCAAAAACCAACCTTCCAGGAGTCACTTCTGCACCTAAATTACAACCTATAGAAACCCGATTGGTGATGTTGCAAACAGGTATGCGTGCACCTATGGGGATAAAAATTAAAGGGCAGGATTTAGAACAAATTGAAGCCTTTGGTAAACTGCTAGAACCCATCTTAAAAACAGCTGAAGGTGTAAAAGCAGATGCTGTTTTTGCCGACCGTATAGTTGGGAAACCCTATATTTTAATTGATATTAATCGTGAGCAATTGGCGCGTTATGGCCTATCTCTAGCTACGGTTCAAGATGAACTTAAAGTAGCTGTTGGCGGTATGGTGCTTACTCAAACTATAGAAGGTCGTGAACGTTATGGGGTTCGGGTGCGTTATCCGCGAGAGTTACGAGCTACCCCAGACGATTTAAATTCCATTTATATTCCTGTTGCACAAGGTAACCCTATACCATTAAGTGAATTGGCTACAATCCGCTATGAACAAGGTCCGCAAGTTATAAAAAGTGAAGATACGTTTTTAGTAGGCTATGTTCTGTTTGATAAATTAGATGGCTATGCCGAAGTTAATGTGGTAGAAACTGCACAGGACCTTATACAAGATAAAATTGATAAAGGAGAGTTGGTGGTCCCTAAAGGCATTACCTATCAGTTTACAGGAACTTATGAAAATCAATTGCGTGCCGAGAAGACGTTACGTATAGTGGTGCCATTGGCCTTAGCTATAATTTTTCTGATTCTTTACTTTCAATTTAAATCTGTGTCCACCACTCTCATGGTGTTTACTGGTATAGCAGTAGCCTTTGCAGGAGGCTTTATTATGATGTGGTTCTATGGGCAGGACTGGTTTTTAAACTTTAGTGTGTTTGGCGAACATTTGCGGACAGTATTTCAGATGCATCCCATCAATTTAAGTGTAGCCGTTTGGGTAGGCTTTATTGCATTGTTTGGTATTGCTACAGACGACGGTGTGGTTATGGCAACGTATCTAACTCAGACATTTAAAAAAGAGAAGCCTCAAAACATACAAAGTATTCGTCGGGCAGCAATTCAGGCAGCAGACAAACGTATTCGTCCGTGTTTAATGACAACAGCCACAACAATTTTAGCGTTGTTACCAGTATTAACGGCAACAGGACGCGGTAGTGATATTATGATACCGATGTCTATTCCTGCATTTGGAGGGATGCTCATAGATATAACCTCTTATTTTATTGTACCTGTATTATACAGCTGGAAACAAGAATTACTATGGAAGAAAAACAAAAATCATGAACACTAAACAGATGAAAACAACTATAAAATATAAGGTTGCATGCAGTATTGTTTTGGGGTGTTTTATAGGGTGTATTCCAAAGCTTGTCGCCCAAGATTTACAAACGTTAATTCAGTTGGGGTTAGAAGATAATCCAGGAATTAATACCGCCGATTTGCAATACCAAATAGCTTCAGAACGCGTAAATGAAGCTAACGCTTTGCCAGATACAGAATTTGGATTGGGATATTTTGTAAGCGAACCTGAAACACGAACAGGACCTCAAAAGTTTAAAGTCTCGGTCAACCAGATGTTGCCATGGTTTGGAGCAATTACAGCACGTGAGAATTATGCAACGGCACTCGCAGATGCAGAATATGAACAGCTTGCAATTGCCCAACGTCAATTGGTGATGTCTATTTCTCAGAAATACTATAAATTATGGGCTAATCAAGAAACCCAACACGTTATGTTGGCTCAAAACGACATTTTAAACCAGTATAAAACACTGGCGTTAACTCGTGTAGAAGTGGGGCAAGCTACAGCAGTAGATGTGCTAAAATTGGAAATGCGAGCAAACGATATTTTAGAACGGCTAGCCATTTTAAAACAAGAATATTTAGCCTTGCAAACAGCGCTTAATATGGATTTAAATCGCCAGAAAACAATAGACATTACAGTCACTTCAGATTTAAAAATTCCAGACCAAGAGCATTTAGATGAGGTAGAAATTACGAATTTGCATCCCGAATTATTACAGTATGATAAGTTGTATGAATCTGTAGAACACTCCGACCAATTGATAGCGAAATCTCGAGCGCCAAGCATTGGTTTTGGAGTAGATTATATTGCGATAGAAAAACGGCAAGAGTATGTTGTCGATAATGGAAAGGACGTTTTAATGCCCATGTTGTCGGTGTCTATTCCTATATTTCAATCAAAATACAAATCTAAAAGTGTTCAAAATAAAATTCAAAAAGAAGCCTATCGTACTCAAAAAGTAGAACGAAAAAATAAACTGATTGCTTTGTTAGACACTGCAGAAAAAAATAGAACTGCGGCTAAAATTAGTTTTAATACACAAACTAAAAATTTAGAACAAGCCAAATATGCGCAAGATATACTAATAAAAAGTTATGAAACAGGAGGCATAGATTTTAATGATGTTTTAGATATTCAGGAGTTGCAGTTGCAATATGACATTAAACGTATTGAGGCCATCACCTCCTATTATCAAAACCAAACTATAATTAATTATATTACACAATAAACAATAGAACTTAAGTATTTAAATTATGACACACGTAAAACAAATTATCAGTACAACCGTATTAGGAATCGTATTACTAACAGCAGCTTCTTGTAAACAAGACCCCAAGAAAACCGAAACACATGCAGCAGAAAGTGCAACAGCAACGGTACAAGCTTCTCCAGAATTTAAGGATGCAACTGTTGCAGAAACATTTACACAGTATTTACAATTAAAAGATGCATTGGTACAAACAGATGCTGCGGCAGCTAAAAAGGCAGCCGAAGGTCTGGCAAGTACCACAGCTAATGATAGCATTAAGTCCTTAGCCACAGCAATAGCTGCCGCTAACGATATAGCCCAACAACGCGAGCAGTTTTCAGCCTTAACCACAACCTTAAAACCAGTACTAGTCGCAAATTTATCAGCAGGAGAAGTGTACGAACAACATTGCCCGATGGCTTTAAATGGCGGAGCTAACTGGTTTGCGGTAGAACAGCAAATTAACAATCCGTATTATGGCGATAAAATGTTACGTTGCGGCTTGGTGCAAGAGACCTTAAAGTTATAAAACAAGCGTTTCTAATATTAAGAAGCGTGGGCAGCTACGATTGGTAATTTAGTAAGACAATAAAGACTATGATGCAACAGCTTTACATTAAAAATATGGTATGCGACCGCTGTAAAACCTCTGTAAAACAGGTGTTGGAAGCACTTCATGTGCCTGTGCATGCTGTACATTTAGGGCAGGTGTATGTGGAGCAGATAAACCCTAATACATATGCGTTGCTAGATGAAAGGCTTAATGCCTTGGGATTTGAGTTGATTGCTGATGAAGATGATGTACTTATTGAACAGATTAAAACGCTACTCATTAAAAATTTAGAAGCAAAAACACCTTTGCACTTGAAAACTTCCGACATGTTAACTCAGTCCATACCTAAAACATATTCGGTATTAAGTAAACTATTTAGCAAGCGTATGGGCATTACCATAGAGAAATATGTTATTCAGTTAAAAATTGAAAAAGTGAAAGAGTACTTGCAACTTGGGCAGTTACAATTTTCGGAAATCGCAGATAGTTTGGGGTATACCAGTAGCAGTCATTTGGCAAATCAGTTTAAATCCGTAACCGGAATGTCTATGAGCGATTATAAGGCTTTAGAAGATTGGGACCGTAAAACCATTGACAAAATTATATAAGTATTGTCCATAATAATGCAATAGGAGTTGGTGATTAAATGGTAATTTTGTAGTCTAATATAAAGAGAATGAAACATATATATAACATATCTGGAATGACCTGTAATGGCTGTCGTGGCCATGTGGAGACTATATTGTCTAATGTGGAAGGCGTGACTAAAGCCGAAGTGAATTTAGAACGCGCTGAAGCGATACTTACAATGAAAACGCATATCCCCTTAGAAACATTTCAACAAGCTTTAGAAGCCGATGGCGGACGTTATGGTATAGACCAATCGCCACGCACGCCTACAAACGAAATGGAAACAGATGGAGATGCAACGTCCTATTGTGCTTCAACTACAGCGCATGCTAAAACACAGACTACAACGTATCAGGTACATGGGATGACGTGTAACGGTTGTCGAGCTCATGTAGAAACGATTTTAAATCAAGTTGAAGGGGTTAAACACGCAGCAGTAGATTTAGAAACATCTGAAGCAACTATTACTGCTGAAAATCCAATACCTATAGAAACGTTTCAACATGCCTTAAAAGCCGATGGCGATACCTATACCTTGCATCCGTTAGGTACACCCAAGGCTAAATTGCCAACAAAAAAAGCTAAAGCTACTGGTGCAGGTACATATTATTGTCCTATGCATTGTGAAGGAGATAAAACGTATGATACACCTGGAGACTGCCCAGTGTGCGGGATGGATTTGGTAAAGGAACAAACAGCATCTCCCACTAAAACCCAATATACTTGCCCGATGCATCCAGAAGTGGTGCACGATACACCTGGAGATTGTCCCATATGCGGGATGGATTTAGTCCCTATGGCACCCGAACCGTCGGCAGAAGAACACACGTATAATACTCTGGTTAACAAATTAAAAATAGCCACTGTATTTACCATTCCAATTTTTATAATTACAATGTCTGATATGCTTCCTAATAATCCGTTATACCAAATTCTACCACTAAAAATGTGGAATTGGGTACAGTTTGCCTTATCGATTCCGGTGGTGTTTTATGCCACGTGGATGTTTTTTGAGCGGGCTTTTAGAAGTGTAAAAACAGGACACCTCAATATGTTTACACTTATTGGTATAGGTGCGGGTATTGCCTGGTTATTTAGTGTGTTTGGGTTGTTATTTCCAGCAGTAATTCCCACTCAGTTTAAAACAGATTCAGGTACGGTACATGTGTATTTTGAAGCTGCTAC is a window of Formosa sediminum DNA encoding:
- a CDS encoding TolC family protein is translated as MNTKQMKTTIKYKVACSIVLGCFIGCIPKLVAQDLQTLIQLGLEDNPGINTADLQYQIASERVNEANALPDTEFGLGYFVSEPETRTGPQKFKVSVNQMLPWFGAITARENYATALADAEYEQLAIAQRQLVMSISQKYYKLWANQETQHVMLAQNDILNQYKTLALTRVEVGQATAVDVLKLEMRANDILERLAILKQEYLALQTALNMDLNRQKTIDITVTSDLKIPDQEHLDEVEITNLHPELLQYDKLYESVEHSDQLIAKSRAPSIGFGVDYIAIEKRQEYVVDNGKDVLMPMLSVSIPIFQSKYKSKSVQNKIQKEAYRTQKVERKNKLIALLDTAEKNRTAAKISFNTQTKNLEQAKYAQDILIKSYETGGIDFNDVLDIQELQLQYDIKRIEAITSYYQNQTIINYITQ
- a CDS encoding DUF3347 domain-containing protein; translation: MTHVKQIISTTVLGIVLLTAASCKQDPKKTETHAAESATATVQASPEFKDATVAETFTQYLQLKDALVQTDAAAAKKAAEGLASTTANDSIKSLATAIAAANDIAQQREQFSALTTTLKPVLVANLSAGEVYEQHCPMALNGGANWFAVEQQINNPYYGDKMLRCGLVQETLKL
- a CDS encoding helix-turn-helix domain-containing protein produces the protein MMQQLYIKNMVCDRCKTSVKQVLEALHVPVHAVHLGQVYVEQINPNTYALLDERLNALGFELIADEDDVLIEQIKTLLIKNLEAKTPLHLKTSDMLTQSIPKTYSVLSKLFSKRMGITIEKYVIQLKIEKVKEYLQLGQLQFSEIADSLGYTSSSHLANQFKSVTGMSMSDYKALEDWDRKTIDKII
- a CDS encoding efflux RND transporter permease subunit, yielding MLNRSIKFLIAHKFVAVLLLVLLIGWGVVHSPFGWDTGLLPSDPVAVDAIPDIGENQQIVYTTWEGRSPQDIEDQITYPLTTTLLGIPGVKTIRSSSMFGVSSIYIIFEEDVEFYWSRSRILEKLNALPNGILPAEVNPALGPDATGLGQLFWYTLEGRDKDGNVTGGWNLQELRSTQDYFVKYGLSSASGVSEVASIGGYVQEYQVDVNPELMKQYGITLQQVVKAIKGTNQDIGAQTIEINRAEYLVRGLGYVKSIADLEQTVVAAQAFTSIRIKDIAQVVLGPEARRGILDKEGAEVVGGVVVARYGANPMEVITNVKAKIAELHKGLPSKVLADGTVSQLTIVPFYDRSVLIKETLHTLDEALTLEVLITILVVVVMVFNLRASLLISGLLPVAVLMVFIAMKYVNVSANIVALSGIAIAIGTMVDVGVILTENIIRHLDDNHDNKPINDVVYQASTEISGAILTAVATTIISFLPVFTMLGAEGKLFRPLAFTKTMALLAAVGVALFLIPPFAAFLFRKRKLKTEFTAVLNSLLMGLGVWAVFCGFMVGLLLVVFGIVALLKLKFKWSDTRILTIKNVSVAITIVFMLAEYWRPLGVSKSIFTNLIFVAVICFGLLGVFWLFRRYYTQLLHWALQYKLLFLIFPTTLVVFGFIIMKNTGKEFMPALNEGTFLLMPTSMPHAGVTENKRVLQHLDMAVASIPEVETVVGKAGRTESALDPAPLSMYENIIQYKPEYVLNEAGERQRYRVNAKGYFVMKDGRFIKNVNTTAGNEAVASGVLLSTELKVEAQQLIADEAGAFYRNWRPEIKSADDIWAAIISKTNLPGVTSAPKLQPIETRLVMLQTGMRAPMGIKIKGQDLEQIEAFGKLLEPILKTAEGVKADAVFADRIVGKPYILIDINREQLARYGLSLATVQDELKVAVGGMVLTQTIEGRERYGVRVRYPRELRATPDDLNSIYIPVAQGNPIPLSELATIRYEQGPQVIKSEDTFLVGYVLFDKLDGYAEVNVVETAQDLIQDKIDKGELVVPKGITYQFTGTYENQLRAEKTLRIVVPLALAIIFLILYFQFKSVSTTLMVFTGIAVAFAGGFIMMWFYGQDWFLNFSVFGEHLRTVFQMHPINLSVAVWVGFIALFGIATDDGVVMATYLTQTFKKEKPQNIQSIRRAAIQAADKRIRPCLMTTATTILALLPVLTATGRGSDIMIPMSIPAFGGMLIDITSYFIVPVLYSWKQELLWKKNKNHEH